CCAAGTAGGCGTCGGGGCCGAGGGACAGCAGGGCGTTGTGCGTGCCGAACAGCTCGTGCTCCCCGCCCGGTTCCAGTGGGCAGCGCAGGCGGCCTTCGAGCCACGCGCGGCCTTCCTCCAGGGTGCGGGCGGCGATGACCAGATGATCCAGTCGCGCACCCGGTCGGGTCGGGGCGGGGCGGGCGGTCATGCGCCCCTGGGGCGGCTCATGCCAGCCGGGTCGTTCAGGACGATGGCGGCGGCCTTCTCACCGCTTTCCATGGCGCCCTGGATGCCGCTCATGGAGGTCGCCTCGCCCGCCAGGATCACGCCGCTCAGGGGCGTGGCGTGACCGGCGAGCGTGGCGGCGTACCCGGCAGGCTGCGGGTACTGCGCGTGGCGGATGCGTTCGACCAGCAGGGTCCGCAGCGTGGCGGTCTGCGGGCCGTACCAGCGGTCCAGTTCGCCGCGCACGCGGGCGTCCAGGGCGTCGTCGTCGAGGTCCGGGAGGCCCAGGACGGTCACGGTCAGCAGCGACTGGCCCTGCGGGGCGCGCTGCAGGATCACGTTCGACAGCCAGTGCGCGTTGTTGATGAAGCCCGCCTCGGCATTCAGCAGCAGCCGCGTCTCGCGGTCCAGGCCGTGCGGCGCGGCGTAGTGCAGGTACGTGCTGCCCAGGCTGCCGCGCCCGGTGGGCTGGCCGGTCAGGGCGGCGGCGCCGTCCGGGTCGGTCGCGACGATCACCTGCCGCGCGTCCAGTTCCCCGGCGCTGGTGGTCACGGTCACGTGCGACGCGTGGGATTTCAGGTGCGTGGCGCGCACGCCGGTCACCACGTCCAGCCCGCCCGCCAGTTGCGCCGCCACCTCGCCCATGCCCGCGCGGGGCAGGGCCGCGCCGCCGTCCATCAGCATCCGGAAGTAGTAACGGAACAGGCGTGCGCTGGTGTCCAGTTCGCGCCGCAGGAAGATCCCCCCGAAGAACGGCCGGAAGAAGCGGTCCAGCGCGCCCTCACTGAACCCGAACTCCCGCAGGAACGCCTCGGTGGACTGGTCCTCGCCGCGCAGCAGCGTGTGGGGTGCCGGGGCGCGCAGCTTCAGGGCCAGCGCCGCCACGCGCGCCTTGTCGGGCACGCTCAGCACGCCGCTCAGCAGGGTCGAGGGCAGCGCCGCCGGGTCGCTCAGGGGACTGCCGAGCGTGTCGGTCCGCGCGCCGCGCCGCACGACCGCCGACGACGGCACGGGCACCAGGTCCAGCGCGCCCAGGTCCAGGTGCCGCCGCACGGCCGGGTACGCCGGGAACAGCACCTGATACCCGGCGTCCAGCGTGAATCCGTTCACGGCGCGCGAGTGCACGCGGCCCCCCACGAACGGCGCGGCCTCCAGCACCCGCACCCGCTGCCCGGCGCGCTCCAGAACCCGCGCCGCCGTGAGTCCTGCCAGCCCACTGCCGATCACCACTGCGTCATGCATGCGCGCAGGCTACCGCAGGGCGGACGGACAGGCGGGGTGGAGGGGATTCAGGGTCGGGTGGGCGGCGCGGGCGGCCGGGTGGGAGGTTGCGGCGGCATGCCCTGTCCCTCGGAGAGTTTGATCAGCCACGCGAACAGCTGAATGAACGCCAGGGCCAGGGCGGGCAGTCCGGCGAGCATCATGATCCAGCCGCTCAGTTGCTGGTTCTGCAGCGGCGTGTAGTTCCACAGGCACAGGGCGCTCACGTACGGCGTGTACAGCACCTGGGGGGAGTACAGCCACACGCTGGCGACGGCCATCATGGGCAGCGCCGCGAGCAGCCCGAACCAGCCGCGCGAGCCGATGCCGGAGGGTTGCACGCTGGGCAGTGGGCGCAGGATGACGCTCCAGACCATCAGGCTGCTCAGCAGGTACAGGGCGGGCAGCAGCGCCCCGGCGGTGTTCGAGACGACGCTGGCGTTGAATCCGGCGGGAACGTTCCAGAAGACGATCACGGCCGTCCAGACGGCCAGCGCCACCCAGGGGTCCAGCAGGACGTTCAGGGCGCGGCCCAGGCCGGTGCGGGCGTTCAGGTGCAGGCTGCGCGGCAATCCCAGCACCAGCAGGGGCGGCACGAGTTCCGCCAGGATCATCAGGCGGCCCATGTACAGCGCCATGCTGCTCTGGGTCATGGTGGCGGCGCGGCTCTGGGTGGTGATCAGCAGCAGCACCGTCCCCAGCGCGAACAGCGCGGCCCGCCAGACCGGCCAGCCCGCCCGGCCTGCGGGCGTGCCGCGTGAGGCGCTGAACCGCCACAGGTACACGCCGGCGGCCAGCAGCGTGGGAATCAGCAGCCAGGGGTCCGGGGTGGGGGCCAGCAGGTCGGCCAGGGTGGGGTTCAGGTTCCCGGCAGTGTTCACGGCGGCGGTCCCGGCAGTGGTCAGGGGGGCCGGGGCGCTCATGAGGCCTCCAGGACGTGTTCCAGGTCGGTCTGCACGCGCCGCACGTCGGTCAGCTGGGTGTAGTCCCAGACCAGGATCAGCTGGCCGCCCGCGCCGATCAGGTACGTGGCGGTCGTGTGGTTGATCTGGTAGTCGTCGGGGCCTTTCACGTCGGCTTTCTGGTATCCCACGCCGTAATCGCGGGCCACGGCGGCCAGCGCCGGTTCGGGAATGCGCACGCCCGCGCTGCCTTTCCCGAAGAACGACACGTACTCGTTCAGGCGCTCCGGCGTGTCGCGGTCGGGGTCCACGCTGACCAGCACGATCCGGAAGCGGGCCTGCTGTTCGGGGGTCAGGGCGGCGCGCACCCTGTTCAGGTACGTCAGGCTCAGCGGGCAGATGTTCGGGCAGTGCGTGAACCCGAAGAACACGGCCGTGACCTGCCCGGCGTCGGCGCCCGCGCCGGGCGTGAACGTGAACGGCTGGCCGCGCTGGTCGGTGCCGCTGAAGGGCTGGGCGGCCGTCCCGGCGGGGTAACTGGTCCCGTAGTACGGGTAGGGGCTGCGCAGGCGGGCGTACCCCCAGGCGGCCAGCAGCAGCAGCGTCACGGCGGCCACGGCCAGCAGCGCCGAGACGTACCAGGGGCGCGCGGCCGGGCCGGATTCCGGGTGGGTGGATTCAGGTGGGGTGGGTGCGGTCAAGGTGACCTCCGGCAGTGGGTGAGGGGACCCTCAGGGTTTGCGGACGGGCACGGTCAGGGTCAGCTGGCGGCCCTGCGAGTCGGTCAGGGTCAGGTTCAGGGTGCCGCCGTCGTCGGCGGGGGCGCGCAGGCCCATCAGCATCACGTGGTCGCCGGTGTCGCTGAGGGTCAGGCGGCCCCCGGCGGGCACGGTCAGGGTGTCGGTCATGCTCATGCCGGTCAGGCCCTGCGCGTCGGTGTGCGTGACCATCAGCATGCCGCTCGTGGCGTCGCTGCTGGCCGCGCCCGTGATCATCAGCGGCTCCGCGCCCGTGTTCTCCAGCGTGCCGAACACGCTGGTGTCGCGGATGCCGGGCGGCACGGCGACCGCGTAGGCGTCCCAGACGGTCAGCGGCAGCGTGCTGCCAGCCGGGGCGGCGGCCTGCGTGCCCGCCGCGCTGCCGGGGGTGTGGTCGGGCATGCTGGTGTGGTCCATGTCGCTGCTCATGGGCTGCCCGGCCGTGGTCGGCGTGGTGTTCGTCTGGGTGGTGGTCTGTGGGTCCGGGGCGGGATTCAGGTACAGGTAGGCGCCCAGCAGGATCATCGCGCCCAGGGCGACCATCAGCACGGTCCGCATCCGGCGCGGGTTGGAGGTTGAAGTCATGACGCTCCTTTCAGGTGTCGTGTCTCGGGGGTCGGTGGGTGGGGCGCCGGGGCGGCCCCTTCCCTGCCGGCTGGCCGGTTGTGTGGACGGGTCCGGCGGCGTTCAGAGGGCAGTCTAGGCCGCGCGGCGGGCCGCATTGTCCCCGCAGTGTTCCGGCAGTGTTCCCGGCCCGGTCCGCCGGACGCCGCGCCGCCGTGACCGGTCGGGCGTGGGGCGCGGTTCACGGTCGCCTCTGTGAAACCCGTTTGTGGAACCCGTTCCAAAAACAGGGTATGGTGAGGCAGAGACCATGCGTAAACCCACCATTCAGGATGTTGCCCGGCAGGCCGGGGTCGGCGTCGGCACCGTGTCCCGCGTGCTGAACAATCACGTGGCCGTGAAGGGTGCCACCCGCGAAACCGTCCTCAAGGCCATCGCCGACCTCGAGTACACGCCCAACCCGCACGCCCGCCGCATCGCCGGCGGCAAGAGCTACACCATCAGCGTGCTGCTGCCGGTCCTGACCACCGAATTCTACGTGCGCCTCCTCGACGGACTGGAAAGCGCGTTCCAGGAAGCGCGGTACGACGTGGCGATCTTCCCGCTGCTGGACCGCTCGCGGCTGGAACGGTACCTGGGGTCGCACACCCTGGCGTACCAGGCGGACGGACTGGTCATGGCGACGTACAACCTCACGCAGATGTTCCACGAGCGGCGCCTGCGCACCCAGCAGCCCACCGTGCTGGTCGACGCCTTCTCGGACGCCGTGGATTCCTCGTTCATGGATAACGTCAGCGGCGGCCGCCTCGCCGGAGAGTACGCCGTGAGCCTGCCCGGCAACCTGTACGCCGTGTGGGTCGAGACGGAACTCGATCACCTGTTCACCACCCGCGTGTTCGAGGACCGCCGCAGCGGCTTCCTGAGCGCCGTGCAGACCGCCGGACGCAGCGTGAAGCGCGAGTTCACGTCCAGTTTCGATTCCCTGACGGCCCGCAACACCGCCGCGACCCTGCTGGACGACGCGCAGGCCGCCGGGCTGCCCTGCACGGTGTTCGCGTCCGCCGACATGCTCGCCGGAGCGCTGCTCGACGAGGTGCGCCTGCGCGGCCTGAAGATCGGGCAGGACGTCCGCGTGATCGGCTTCGACGATCAACCCTGGGCCGCCGAGCGCGAGCTGACCACCCTGCACCAGCCGGTCGAGAGCATGGGCTACGAGGCCGCGCAACTGCTGCTCTCGCGCCTGAACGGCTACAAGGGACCGCCCCGCGCGCGCCGTTTCGAGCCGCGCCTGATCGTCCGCGGCAGCGCGTAAAGAAGTCAATGGTTGAAAGTTGACGGTTGATAGAGGGGGTGCGTCTATCAACTGTCAACCGTTCACTGTCTACACCCGGACTCGCAGGCCCAGCAGCAGTCCGGCTGTGAACGCCCCGGCAAACGGCAGGTTCGCGGTCAGGAGGCGGGTCAGCCACGCGCCGCCCTGCTCGCTGCCCTGCCGCAGCCACGGCTCGGTGATGGCCTGCACGCGCAACCAGTTCACGCTGATCAGTTCGAAGTACGCCAGCAGTTGCAGCGTGATGAACAGCACGCCCAGCACGATCAGCGCCACGCGGCCCACGTAGCGGATCGCCACGCCGGTCGCGAAGCCCAGCACGGCCCCCACGCTCAGGTCCGGCAGCAGCGCGTGCAGGGCGTCGCCCAGCGGACTGCCGGTCGGGTCTGCGGGCGGGGGGGTGGGAACGGGGGCAGGTGTGGTCATCGGCAGAAAGCGCCGGGCGCAGGGGCCGCGCGGCGGTCAGTTCGCGCATGGTAGCGCAGTTTTCCGCTGTTCGCGCGCCGGTGCGGCCCGGACCTGGGCGGCGCGGGCGGCCTGCGGGCGCTATGGTAGGAGCACCGTGGACCTTCCGACCGAGCCTGCCTCTCCTGAACCCGTTCCCGCCGACCTGATCTCGCCGGAGTTACTGGCGCGGCTCACGGCGGGCGAGGAAGCCGCGTGGTTCGAGTTCGTGCAGGAGTACGAGGGCCGCATGTACGGCTACCTGTACCGCCTGGAAGGCAACAGCGAGGACGCGCTGGACCTGACGCAGGAGGTGTTCTACCGCGCGTGGCGCAGCATCCGCACGTTCCGGCCCGGCGAGCGGGTGCTGCCGTGGCTGTATCAGGTGGCCAGGAACACGCAGATCGAATCTCACCGCCGCAAGCAGTTGCAGCGCTTCTCGCTGGAGCAGGCGCGTGAGGACGTGGGGTTCGAGGTCACCAGCGAGAAACGCTCCCCGGTGCAGGCGGCCGAGAGCGCCGACGCGCAGGACCGCGTGCAGCGCGCCCTGCTGCGCCTGCCGCCCGAGTACCGCGAGGCGGTCGTGCTGCGCTTTGTAGAGGACCTCAGTTACGACGAGATCGCGCAGGTGCAGGGCGTGGCCCTCGGCACCGCCAAGAGCCGCGTGTTCCGCGCCAAGGAGCAACTGGCCGAACTGCTGGCCGGCGTTTCAGATGTGAACTGATACCGACTCCGATTGAATGGCTTATAAAGCCGTTCAATCCGAGCGGAGCGAGTAGGAGTCGAAGCGGGTTCCGGACGTGGAGTTAACAGATCGGTGGTGTTCCGATCTGTTAACGAAACAAACGGAATCCGTATGATACCGACTCCGTTGGTTTCGCTGGCACGGCCCCCTCCGTTCAGGGGCGCGCGAACACCTGCGTCCAGTAGCGACCGTAGGGGCTGCCGGGGCGGTTCACGTACGACAGGCCGATCAGGGTGAAGTTGCCCATGATGTTGCGGCAGTGGCCGGGGCTGCGCAGCCAGCCGTCCACGACCTCGGCGGGTGTTTCCTGCCCGGCGGCGATGTTCTCGGCGGAACTGGTGGGGATCATCCCGGCGGCGTTCAGGCGGCGGGCGGGGGTGCTGCCGTCCAGGGCGCTGGTGTGATCGAAGTACCCGTACAGGGCCATGGCGACCGACTGGGCCTGCGCGGCGAGGTCCAGGGTGGGGTGCTGTTTCAGGGGTGGCAGGGCGGGGCCGCCGGTGCGGAGGGTCGCGCAGTTCCAGCCCTGCGCGCGGGCCTGGTTGGTCAGGCGCAGCACCTCGCTGTCGAAGGGCAGGCTGGTCTGCCACGGCTGGGCGGGCACGGTGAAGGTCACGCGGCGGTCCACGGTCTGCCCGGTGCTGCTGCTGGCCTGCGTGACGGCCGTGTGCGTGCCGGGCGTGACGGGCACCGGGCCGCTGCCGATCTCGCGGCCGTCGAGGAACACGCGGGGCGTGCCGGGCGTGTACAGCACGCTTTCGGCGGTGCTGACGCGCACGCTGCCGGGGGTCAGCAGCAGGGTCAGTTCGGTGCGTTCCGGGCCGCCGCTGAGCACCTGGATCTGCGCGGAGGCCCGCGCGACCTCGCGGCCACTGGCGTCCAGCAGGGCGGCGCTCAGGGCGTACGTGCCGGGGCGGTAGTAGGTGTGCGTGACCTGCGGGCCGCGCGCCGATCCGCCGTCCCCGAACGCCCACTGCGCCGTGTACCCGGCGGGGTGGGTGGCCGTGAACGTGACCGTGTAGGGCGCGCGCCGCTGCGAGTCCCCGCTGTACCCGATGCGGAAGGTGCCGCCCTGCGACTGGGCGCTGGCAGGTGCGCTCAGGGCCAGGAGCAGCAGCGGGGCGACCCAGGGGCGGCGCGGGCGTGGTGGGCGTGCGGGGGTGGTCACGGGTGCAGGGTAGGGCGCGGCGGGGCGCGGGCGCTGTGCGGAACTCCGGTTCATCAGTCGCCGGTCAGGCGGGGGCGCGGCGCGGCGGACCGGGCGGGGGCTGACAGGTGCGCCTCGGGTTCGCCGAAGGTGATGGTCATGATCAGGCCGCCGTCCGGGGCGTGACTGATGCTCACGTCGCCGCCGTGCGCGCGGGCGTACCGGCGCACCAGCGGCAGGCCCAGTCCCTGCCCGCCGACCAGACTGTCGGGGCCGCGCTCGTACGGGAGGAACACGCGGGCCTGCAGTTCGGCGCTCAGGCCGGGGCCGAAGTCGCGGACCTGCACCTGCGGGCCGTGCGGGGTGGTGGTCAGGGTCACCTCGACCAGTCCCGGCGTGTACTTCAGGGCGTTCTCGGTCAGGTTCTCGATCATCTGGCGGGCGCGGTTGGGGTCGGCGGGCCACATGACCGGGCCGGGCGGCGTGATGACATGCACCCGCCCGGACGAGAAGCGCCGCAGCAGGGCGCTCAGGTCGGTGCGCTGCACGTTCAGGGTCACGTCCAGGTACAGGTCGTTCAGGCGGGTCAGGTCGGCGCGGCTGGAGATCTGCGTGGCGCTGTCCTCGATCATGGCCAGCAGGCGCTGGCGCTGGTCGGGGGCGTCGGCGTGGCGCAGCAGGTCGCTGGCCAGCATCAGGGTCTGGAGGGGGCGGCGCATCTCGTGACTGGCGAGGTTCAGGGCTTCGAGTTGCCGCTGTTCGCGGCGGCGGGCGCGCCGGGTCTCGTCGCGCCACATCAGCAGGACGCGCAGGATCAGCAGGGCGCTGAGCGTGCCGAGCAGCAGGGCGCTGCCGATCATGACGAAGCGCAGCCGCTGCAGTTCCTGCTGGTAGCGGATGCCCAGGCTCTTGGCGTACTCGGTGGCCTGGGCGTTCAGGCCCACCACCTCGCGCGCGGCGCGGGCGACCGAGGCGTCGGTGTTCTGCAGGAGGTTGCGTTCCACGACCGACAGTCGCCGCTCGCCGATGCGTTCCACGTCGTCGAGCAGGCCGAACTGCGCCCGGTTGCCTGCACTGGACAGCGCGATCCCGGCCCAGCTCTCGATCTCCTCGGCGCTGACGCCGGGTTGCAGGCGGATCACCTGGTACTGCAGTACGTCCTGCGCCAGTGCCTGGTACGCGTAGGGAGTCCAGCCGGTCCCGGTGTTTTTCAGGGCGTCGTAGGCGGGGCGGGTGCCCAGCAGCAGCAGCGCGGCCGTCAGCAGGGCGGGCAGGGCGGTCAGCGCGACCTCGCGCAGCAGGGTCAGCAGGCGCGGCGACCAGAGGGCGCGGCGGTCACGTGGCCCGCCGGGCGGCCCCTGACTGGCGGGGTGACTGGCGACCGGTGGCGGGTCGGGGGGGGTGGGCGTGCGGGTGGTCATTTCACGGGGGCGAGGCGTTCCACGAACCACACCCACGCGCTGGAGTACTCGGCGGTATGGAAGCGTTCCGGGGTGGCGGGCAGCACGACGGTCAGCGGTCCCTTCTGAAGGGCGGGGATGGGCGCGCCGTCCGCCTGGTAGGCCAGCATGACCGGCCAGTTCATGTAATCGTCGGCGCGGATGGTGCTGGCAAAGCCGTTGGTGGCGTACAGGCGCAGGTCCTTCCCGGCGAAGCCGCCGCGCGCGGCGAGGTCGCGCAGCGTAACGCCCTCGTACGTGATGGTCTTTTTCAGTTGCGGGTGCGGGGTGGTGTAGCGCACGGCGGGCATGGCGCGCAGTTGCGCCAGCGTGAGTTTCAGGTCGGTCTGCCCGGCGTTGATGGTCAGGGCGACGCGCTCACCGGGGCGGGCGCGGGGGGTGGGTTGCGCGGCGCGCACGTACTCGAACGCGGGGGGGCGCGGTTTGAACTGCAGCGGGGCGGGTGTGGCCTGCGCGCCGACCAGCACGGCGCTGATCAGGGCGGCCAGCGTCAGGCGCGGCCAGCTGCTGCGGCGGTCTTGGTGTGGGTTGCGGGGGAACACGCCGGGCAGTCTAGCGGGCACATGAAGTAATCTCAATGATTGCATGAACAAAATTAATGTTCATGGAACCGCTCCCGTGCGCTGTTCTGCACAGGCGCCGTGCAGGACGCCGCGCAGCAGTTCAGCCCGGCTGACCGCCGATCCAGACATGAATGCCTGCTGAGCTGAGGATTGGGAATGGTGACCGGGCAGGTCAGGCAGGCATCACGCGCCGGACGCACACTCGGGGCATGAAAAGCCTCGTGAACCTCAGCCTCGTGAACCTGACCGCCGTCCTGGCCTCCGTGACCGCCCTGAGCGCCGCGCACGCCGCGCCGACCATCAGCGCGCAGAGCATCATCGTGAACCCCGTGCAGCCCACCCTGAACGTGAAAGTCTGGACCGACCGCGACAGCAGCGGCACCCGCACCCCCGCCTACGCACCGGGCGAGAAGATCCGCCTGTACACCAGCGTCAACCAGGACGCCTACGTGTACCTGTTCAACGTGGACCCCCAGGGACAGGTGGACCTGATCCTGCCCAACCGCTACCAGGGCGGCGCGAACTTCCTGAAAGCGAACGCCGTGAAGGTCTTCCCGGCCGCCGGTGACCCCTTCAGCTTCGACATTGCCGCGCCGTACGGCGTGAACAAGGTCCTGGCCCTGGCCAGCCGCACGCCCCTGAACCTCGATCAGATCGCCACGTTCAAGTCCGGTCAGAACAGCTTCGCCAGCGTGCAGGTCACGGGTCAGCAGGGGCTGGCGCAGGCGCTGAGCATCGTCGTGACGCCGCTGCCGCAGAACAACTGGGTGACCGCCACCGCCTTCTACAACGTGGCGGGCCGCGCGGTCAGCGTGCCCCGGCCCGTGACGCCCACCCCGGCCCCCGCGCCGGTCGTGACGAACCCCTGGGGATCGCAGCGCGAGTGGCGGGTCACCATCGACACCCGCTCGGACCTGCGCGCCCAGCATGACGCGTACGCCGCGAAACTGCGCAGCGAGGGCTACGTGCTCGTGCAGACCAGCGTGAAGAACAACGAGATCAAGAGCGAATTCCGCCGCGCCGGTGGCGGCAAGGCCGAACTGAAGGTCAAGCGTAAAGGCAACCGCACCGAGATCACCGTCGAACGCCGCTGAATCAAACGGCGCCGAGTCGAACGCCGCCGGGCACGCCGGAACGGTAGACCCACGGCCCTGCGCGGCGGGAGGAGCAGTCCAGAGCGGCTCTCCTCCCGCCGCGTCCAGCTCAGTTGGGGGACAGGTGTCCGGCCCAGCCGCACACGCACGAGAACAGAACGAACGCCCGTTTGGAAAGGTGCCTCCCGGCTGATACGCTGGGAGGCACTTCAACATGCCGGGAAGCGCCCGCTTCCTCCCCTGCCCTGCCATGCCCGACGTTCTGCCCTGTCCCTCCTCCGGCCTGCCCCGTCGCAGTGACCGGCTGCTGAACCAGCGCCGCGCGCCCTGACGCGGCCCGCACCCGCCGCCTCAGATTCCGTGCCCGACCGCCGCCCCCAGACAGGAGACTTCATGACCCCAGATGCCAAACCGGCTGCCCGTCAGCCCCACGCCCCAGCAGAGTCGCAGGACACCGCCCCCGGCTACGCGGCGGCGCAGGCTGCGTACGACGCCGCGCAGCAGGACACCAACATGGTGCAGTGCCTCGCCCCGGACGGCTCGGTCGTCCGCGAGGACCTGCTGCCCGACCCCGAAACGCGCCTGGAACTGTACCGGCAGATGCGCCGCGCCCGACACTTCGACGAACGCGGCTGGGTGCTGTACCGCCAGGGCCGCCTGGGCGTCTTCCCGCCCTTCGGCGGCATGGAGGCCAGTCAGGTCGGCACCGCCGCCGCGCTGACGAAGAACGACTGGCTGTTCCCCACGTACCGCGACACCGGCGCGGCCCTGACGCTGGGCCTGCCCATCGCGCGCACCCTCGCGTACTGGCGCACGAGCCCGCACGGGTGGCACATGCCCGCCGACCTGAAGGTGCTGCCGTTCTACATCCCGATCGCCACGCAGTACCCGCAGGCGGTCGGCGCGGCCCTCGCCGAGCGGCGACAGGGCACCCGCAACGTCGCCATGGCGTTCATCGGGGACGGCGGCAGCAGCGAGGGTGACTTCCACGAGGCGCTGAACTTCGCCGGGGCCCTGAACGCCCCGTGCGTGTTCATCCTCCAGAACAACGGCTGGGCGATCAGCGTCCCCACCCGCGCGCAGACGCGCGCCACGGACCTGAGCCGCCGCGCCGACGGGTACGGCATCCCCGGCGTGCGCGTGGACGGCAACGACGCGCTGGCGACCTACCACGTCACCCGTGAAGCCGTGAACCGCGCCCGGGACGGCGGCGGCCCCACCCTGATCGAGACGGTCACGTACCGCGTCAAGCCGCACACCGTCGCCGACGACCCCAGCCGCTACCGCAGCGAGGCCGACACCGCCGGCTGGGACGCCAAGGACCCCGTCACGCGCCTGCGCACCCACCTCCTGAACGCGGGCCTGATGACCGAAGACAGCGAGGCCGACCTGCTCGCCGAGATCGCCGCCGAGTTCGAGGCCGCCCTGGCCGAAGCCGACAGCTACCCCGAACCCACCCCCGCCGAGATCCTCGACCACGTCTTCGCGGAACCCACCCCCCAGCTGAAAAAGCAGCGCGCGGAAATCCTCGCCGAGCACGCGCAGGACAAGAAGGAGCAGGCATGACCGCCCCTACAACCCACGTCCCACAACCCACAACCCACAAGAACATGACCATGGTCGCCGCCATCAACGACGCCCTCGACATCGCCCTGGCCGCCGACGACACCGTCCACATCTTCGGCGAGGACGTCGGCGTCATGGGCGGCGTGTTCCGCGCCACCGACGGCCTCCAGGCCAAACACGGCGAAGGGCGCGTGTTCGACACCCCCCTCGCCGAGGCCGCCATCGTCGGCATGGGCATCGGCATGGGCCTCGCAGGCCTGAAACCCGTCGCGGAAATCCAGTTCGCAGGCTTCCTCTACCCCGCCCTCGACCAGATCCTCTCCCACCTGGGCCGCTACCGCCACCGCACCCGCAGCCGCTACCACCTCCCCATGGTCATCCGCGCCCCCTACGGCGGCGGCGTCCACACCCCCGAACAACACGCCGACAGCCCCGAAGCGATCCTCGCCCACACCCCCGGCGTCAAAGTCGTCATCCCCAGCACCCCCGCCGACGCCAAAAGCCTGCTGCTCAGCGCCATCAACGACCCCGACCCCGTCTTCTTCTTCGAACCGATCAAACTGTACCGCTCCACCAAAGAAGACGTGCCCCTCGGCGACGTGCGCATCCCGCTCGGCAAGGCCCGCCTCGTCACCCACGGCGACGACGTCACCGTCATCTGCTACGGCGGCATGGTCGAAGTCGCCCAGAAAGCCGCCGCCGCCGCCCACGCTGCCGGGATCGGCGTCGAAGTCATCGACCTGCGCACCCTCGTCCCCATGGACACCGACACCATCCTGAGCAGCGTGACGAAAACGGGCCGCGTGGTAGTGGTCACCGAAGCGCCCCGCACCGCCGGATTCCACAGCGAGATCGCCGCCATCATCGCCGAAGAAGCCATCGAGCACCTCCGCGCGCCCATCGTGCGCGTCACCGGCTACGACGCGCCGTACCCACCATTCACCGCCGTCGAGGACGTGTACCGACCCAACCCCGTGCGGGTGGCGAAGGCGATCCGGCAGGTTATGAACTACTGAATCTGGAAGGGGGGCGCCTGCGGCGGGCTGCCCCACCCCCCAGCCCCCATCCCCAGGGGGGACGGGGGAGCTTACGTTGCACTGGGCAGGTATTTCGCTGACTTTCTGGGCGGGTGACTGGCGGGTTCGGCCACTGATGGGGCTGCACGCCTCCGGTGTCGCCGCTTGCGCCCCGCGCGCTGCGCGCTTATGAGCGGGTGCGCCTACGCCAACGAATCAAGATGAGCGAGGGGCCGCCCCCGAGCGGTCAGGGCCAATGGCGACGGGCTCGGCTGCCACGACGGTTGCGTGGCTCTGTGTCCTGGTGCATGTCAGAACGTTCTACTTTTTGGGCTTCAGCAGGGGCGGGCTTCTTGCGGGTGTCGCGGCGCACTCTTGCCATCCGCATGATCTGCGCAACCTTCTCGCCTCAGTGGCAGATCATGAAGGGCAGGGACGATGGAGGGAATGCGTTCCCCTGCCCTGCTGGTGACGGCGGCCCTGCTCGTGGGGGCGGCCGCGTTCGGTGTTGCGCGCTTCCAGTCGGGTGCGGAGGCGTGGGCGGCCGCCCCTGGGCAGGTCACGGCGCCTGCGCTGCCGCCCGCTGCGGAACCTGCGCCCGTCACTCCCGCACCGGGCGAG
This Deinococcus seoulensis DNA region includes the following protein-coding sequences:
- a CDS encoding CAP domain-containing protein; the encoded protein is MTTPARPPRPRRPWVAPLLLLALSAPASAQSQGGTFRIGYSGDSQRRAPYTVTFTATHPAGYTAQWAFGDGGSARGPQVTHTYYRPGTYALSAALLDASGREVARASAQIQVLSGGPERTELTLLLTPGSVRVSTAESVLYTPGTPRVFLDGREIGSGPVPVTPGTHTAVTQASSSTGQTVDRRVTFTVPAQPWQTSLPFDSEVLRLTNQARAQGWNCATLRTGGPALPPLKQHPTLDLAAQAQSVAMALYGYFDHTSALDGSTPARRLNAAGMIPTSSAENIAAGQETPAEVVDGWLRSPGHCRNIMGNFTLIGLSYVNRPGSPYGRYWTQVFARP
- a CDS encoding sensor histidine kinase translates to MTTRTPTPPDPPPVASHPASQGPPGGPRDRRALWSPRLLTLLREVALTALPALLTAALLLLGTRPAYDALKNTGTGWTPYAYQALAQDVLQYQVIRLQPGVSAEEIESWAGIALSSAGNRAQFGLLDDVERIGERRLSVVERNLLQNTDASVARAAREVVGLNAQATEYAKSLGIRYQQELQRLRFVMIGSALLLGTLSALLILRVLLMWRDETRRARRREQRQLEALNLASHEMRRPLQTLMLASDLLRHADAPDQRQRLLAMIEDSATQISSRADLTRLNDLYLDVTLNVQRTDLSALLRRFSSGRVHVITPPGPVMWPADPNRARQMIENLTENALKYTPGLVEVTLTTTPHGPQVQVRDFGPGLSAELQARVFLPYERGPDSLVGGQGLGLPLVRRYARAHGGDVSISHAPDGGLIMTITFGEPEAHLSAPARSAAPRPRLTGD
- a CDS encoding molybdopterin-dependent oxidoreductase; the encoded protein is MFPRNPHQDRRSSWPRLTLAALISAVLVGAQATPAPLQFKPRPPAFEYVRAAQPTPRARPGERVALTINAGQTDLKLTLAQLRAMPAVRYTTPHPQLKKTITYEGVTLRDLAARGGFAGKDLRLYATNGFASTIRADDYMNWPVMLAYQADGAPIPALQKGPLTVVLPATPERFHTAEYSSAWVWFVERLAPVK
- a CDS encoding DUF4384 domain-containing protein; amino-acid sequence: MKSLVNLSLVNLTAVLASVTALSAAHAAPTISAQSIIVNPVQPTLNVKVWTDRDSSGTRTPAYAPGEKIRLYTSVNQDAYVYLFNVDPQGQVDLILPNRYQGGANFLKANAVKVFPAAGDPFSFDIAAPYGVNKVLALASRTPLNLDQIATFKSGQNSFASVQVTGQQGLAQALSIVVTPLPQNNWVTATAFYNVAGRAVSVPRPVTPTPAPAPVVTNPWGSQREWRVTIDTRSDLRAQHDAYAAKLRSEGYVLVQTSVKNNEIKSEFRRAGGGKAELKVKRKGNRTEITVERR
- the pdhA gene encoding pyruvate dehydrogenase (acetyl-transferring) E1 component subunit alpha; this translates as MVQCLAPDGSVVREDLLPDPETRLELYRQMRRARHFDERGWVLYRQGRLGVFPPFGGMEASQVGTAAALTKNDWLFPTYRDTGAALTLGLPIARTLAYWRTSPHGWHMPADLKVLPFYIPIATQYPQAVGAALAERRQGTRNVAMAFIGDGGSSEGDFHEALNFAGALNAPCVFILQNNGWAISVPTRAQTRATDLSRRADGYGIPGVRVDGNDALATYHVTREAVNRARDGGGPTLIETVTYRVKPHTVADDPSRYRSEADTAGWDAKDPVTRLRTHLLNAGLMTEDSEADLLAEIAAEFEAALAEADSYPEPTPAEILDHVFAEPTPQLKKQRAEILAEHAQDKKEQA
- a CDS encoding alpha-ketoacid dehydrogenase subunit beta, whose translation is MTAPTTHVPQPTTHKNMTMVAAINDALDIALAADDTVHIFGEDVGVMGGVFRATDGLQAKHGEGRVFDTPLAEAAIVGMGIGMGLAGLKPVAEIQFAGFLYPALDQILSHLGRYRHRTRSRYHLPMVIRAPYGGGVHTPEQHADSPEAILAHTPGVKVVIPSTPADAKSLLLSAINDPDPVFFFEPIKLYRSTKEDVPLGDVRIPLGKARLVTHGDDVTVICYGGMVEVAQKAAAAAHAAGIGVEVIDLRTLVPMDTDTILSSVTKTGRVVVVTEAPRTAGFHSEIAAIIAEEAIEHLRAPIVRVTGYDAPYPPFTAVEDVYRPNPVRVAKAIRQVMNY